In Emys orbicularis isolate rEmyOrb1 chromosome 12, rEmyOrb1.hap1, whole genome shotgun sequence, one genomic interval encodes:
- the PRMT5 gene encoding protein arginine N-methyltransferase 5 — translation MPVFHPRYRREFTHQPARGRPGPHTRSDLLLSGRDWNTLIVGKLSPWIRPDAKVEVVRRNSEAAMLQELNFGAYLGLPAFLLPLMQGENPNLARVLSTHIHTGHHSTMFWMRVPLLAPEDLRDDLIENEPVPVPEDGSGDEKTWIWWHNFRTLCDYNKRIAVALEVGPDLPSNHVIDRWLGEPIKAAILPTSIFLTNKKGFPVLSKMHQRLVFRLLKLEVQFIVWGAHHHPEKEFCSYLQYLEYLSQNRPPPSAYELFAKGYEDYLQSPLQPLMDNLESQTYEVFEKDPIKYSQYQQAIYRCLLDRVPEEEKETNVQVVMVLGAGRGPLVNATLRASRQASRRVKIYAVEKNPNAVVTLESWQYEEWGSQVTVVSSDMREWSAPEQADLLVSELLGSFADNELSPECLDGAQHCLRAGGVSIPSTYTSFLAPISSSKLYNEVRACREKDRHPEAQFEMPYVVRLHNFHQLAPPQPCFTFHHPHPDPDRDKSQYRQLEFAVEVNTVLHGFAGYFETTLYGDVTLSIRPETHSPGMFSWFPIFFPIKQPLAVRAGERVRVAFWRCAGPRKVWYEWAVTAPGCSALHNPSGRSSTIGL, via the exons ATGCCGGTCTTCCACCCGCGCTACCGCCGGGAGTTCACCCACCAGCCGGCCCGCGGCCGCCCCGGCCCCCACACCCGCTCCGACCTGCTGCTCTCGGGGAGAG ACTGGAACACGCTGATCGTGGGGAAGCTCTCCCCCTGGATTCGCCCTGACGCCAAGGTGGAGGTGGTCCGCAGGAACTCGGAGGCg GCAATGCTGCAGGAGCTGAACTTTGGGGCgtacctggggctccccgcaTTCCTGCTGCCCCTGATGCAGGGCGAGAACCCCAACCTGGCccgggtgctgagcacccacatccACACCGGGCACCACAGCACCATG ttctggaTGCGGGTCCCTCTGCTGGCCCCCGAGGATCTGCGGGACGACCTGATTGAGAACGAGCCGGTGCCGGTGCCCGAGGACGGCTCGGGGGACGAGAAGACCTGGATATG GTGGCACAATTTCCGGACCCTCTGTGACTACAACAAGCGCATCGCAGTGG CTCTGGAGGTGGGGCCAGACCTGCCCTCCAATCATGTCATCGACCGCTGGCTGGGGGAGCCAATCAAAGCGGCCATCCTGCCCACTAGCATCTTCCTGACCAATAAGAAGGGGTTTCCTGTCCTCTCCAAGATGCACCAGCGCCTGGTCTTCCGCTTGCTCAAG ctggaGGTGCAGTTCATCGTGTGGGGTGCTCACCACCACCCCGAGAAGGAGTTCTGCTCCTACCTGCAGTACCTGGAGTACCTGAGCCAGAACCGGCCCCCTCCCTCCGCCTACGAGCTCTTCGCCAAGGGCTACGAGGATTATCTGCAGTCCCCCCTGCAG cccctgatgGACAACCTGGAGTCCCAGACCTACGAGGTCTTTGAGAAAGACCCCATCAAATACTCCCAGTACCAGCAG gcgaTCTACAGGTGCCTGCTGGATCGGGTGCCCGAAGAGGAGAAGGAGACAAATGTGCA GGTGGTGATGGTGCTGGGGGCCGGCCGGGGCCCCCTGGTCAATGCCACGCTGCGGGCATCCCGTCAGGCCAGCCGGCGAGTGAAGATATACGCCGTGGAGAAGAACCCCAATGCTGTGGTGAC ACTGGAGAGCTGGCAGTACGAGGAGTGGGGCTCGCAGGTGACCGTGGTCTCGTCCGACATGCGGGAGTGGTCGGCACCTGAGCAGGCCGATCTCCTGGTGTCAGAGCTGCTGGGCTCCTTTGCCGACAACGAGCTGTCCCCCGAGTGCCTGGATGGGGCGCAGCACTGCCTGAGGG CGGGCGGCGTGAGCATCCCCAGCACCTACACGTCCTTCCTGgcacccatctcctcctccaagcTGTACAACGAGGTGCGGGCCTGTCGCGAGAAGGACCGGCACCCTGAG gcgcAGTTCGAGATGCCCTACGTCGTGCGGCTCCACAACTTCCACCAGCTggcgccgccccagccctgcttcacctTCCACCACCCGCACCCAG ACCCGGACCGGGACAAGAGCCAGTACCGGCAGCTGGAGTTCGCGGTGGAGGTGAACACGGTGCTGCACGGCTTCGCCGGCTACTTCGAGACCACGCTCTACGGCGACGTCACGCTCA gtatcCGGCCAGAGACGCACTCCCCCGGCATGTTCTCCTGGTTCCCCATCTTCTTCCCCATCAAG CAGCCGCTGGCGGTGCGCGCGGGCGAGCGCGTGCGCGTGGCCTTCTGGCGCTGCGCGGGCCCGCGCAAGGTGTGGTACGAGTGGGCGGTGACGGCGCccggctgctctgccctgcacaaCCCGAGCGGCCGCTCCTCCACCATCGGCCTGTGA